The nucleotide window CGATCGCAGCGCCCTTAGGGGTACCCAACTTACTTCATTATCTCATCGGGTTCGCGGTATCCGCCGTCTTCGGATTTCTGGCTACCTGGATTGTGGGATTCGACGATGTTCAGGAAGAATAGAGGCGGAAGTACATCCTCTTAAGGAGGACGGTATGTTTAACATATGGAAGATCCGGCGCGAACGCAAACCCCAAGAAGTTATTTTTTCTCCCTTAAGCGGAAAAGTTTTGCGAATGGAGGACGTGCCCGACCCTGCCTTTTCGAAGAAGATGGCAGGATGGGGGATCGCCGTCGATCCGTCGGAAGGACGAGTCGTATCTCCGGTGGACGGAGAGGTGGTTCATATCTCCAGAACGAAACATGCCGTATGGATTCGTTCCGGAAGCGGGGTGGACCTCCTGATTCACATCGGTTTGGACACGGTGTACATGGACGGGGAGGGATTTCACACCTGCGTGGAGATGGGGGATCGGGTCGGCGCGGGTCAACCGATCATCGATTTTTCGCTTGAGCTCGTTCGGCGGAAAGCGACGAGTCCGATAACGCCGATGTTGATCGCGAATCCGGACCGGATCGCGCGGGTGGACATCGAATCCCCGGCTTATGCCGAAATGGGAATTACGCCTCTCCTCAGGGTGAGATTTAAATCTTAAGATCGAAGCTCCGCGCAGGGGGAAACTATGAAAATCGACAAGATCTTGAATAACAATGCGATCGTCGTCAAGGATCAGGGGGAAGAAAAGATCGTCATGGGCTCCGGCATCGCTTTTCAAAAGAAAAAGAACGATCCCGTCGATCCTTCCCGAATCGAAAAAGTATTCGTGATGAAAGACGAGTCCAAGCATCGAAAGCTGGAGGAAATCTTATCGACCTTGCCGGAGGAGCATATCGAAGTATCCGAACAAATCATCTCCCGCGCGGAGAAGGAGCTGGGCGTCGTCATCAACGAGCATATTCATATCGCGCTTACGGATCATCTATCGTTCGCCCTGGATCGTCTTGCCAACGGCATGGTCATTCAAAATACACTGTTGAACGAAATCAAGGTGTTGTATCCGAAAGAATTTCAAATCGGCCTGTTTGCGAAAACGTTGATCCAAGAAAAGCTGGGGATCGAGATTCCCGACGACGAGGTCGGTTATATCGCTTTGCATATCCATACGGCAAAAATCAATGCCGGAGAAATGGCGAGGACGTTAAATATTACCGCCATGATCCGAGATATCGTAGACATCATCGAAGGTTGCTTGAATACCGAAATCGCCGAAGACAGCATCGCCTATGAACGGCTGGTCACCCATTTGAGGTACGCCGTGCAGCAGGGAGAATCCGCTGAACCGTTTCGCGAATTGGCGCCCGAGATGGTGCCGATCATGAAAGAAAATTTTCCGGAATCGTATCAATGCGCGGAAAGGGCCGGGCAGTTCGTCAAGTCGGAGTACGGTGTTGAATTCTTGGATACGGAATTAGCTTATATCGCCATGCAAATCCAGAGAATTCGAACCCGAACGATTCTCTAGTCATCCCGAGTATCCGCAGCCGGGCCAATTCGCCCGGGCATCGTCGTCGCCTGCATGAAATAGGTTCCGTCCAGAGGCAAACAATGGTATAATCATAGACATCACTAGGGGTGCCGAATAGGCTGAGACGGCTGCGAGCCGAACCCTTGGAACCTGATCCGGGTCGTACCGGCGGAGGGAAGTGATGCCGCAACTTCGTAGCGCGGAACGCTGGTTCCCGGGCGAAATCAGGCCGCTTTTCTCCGGAAAAGCGGCTTTTTATTTTGTCTGCATAGGGAGAGAGGACGGATGAACATGCATTTGGAAGCTGCCGCCGAGCTGTTGTCGCGCGTGCGCGGCACGAGCCCGCTCGTGCATAACATTACGAACGTCGTCGTAACGAATTTCACGGCGAACGGATTGCTGGCGTTAGGCGCGTCGCCCGTCATGGCGT belongs to Paenibacillus sp. and includes:
- a CDS encoding PTS glucose transporter subunit IIA, with product MFNIWKIRRERKPQEVIFSPLSGKVLRMEDVPDPAFSKKMAGWGIAVDPSEGRVVSPVDGEVVHISRTKHAVWIRSGSGVDLLIHIGLDTVYMDGEGFHTCVEMGDRVGAGQPIIDFSLELVRRKATSPITPMLIANPDRIARVDIESPAYAEMGITPLLRVRFKS
- a CDS encoding PRD domain-containing protein; amino-acid sequence: MKIDKILNNNAIVVKDQGEEKIVMGSGIAFQKKKNDPVDPSRIEKVFVMKDESKHRKLEEILSTLPEEHIEVSEQIISRAEKELGVVINEHIHIALTDHLSFALDRLANGMVIQNTLLNEIKVLYPKEFQIGLFAKTLIQEKLGIEIPDDEVGYIALHIHTAKINAGEMARTLNITAMIRDIVDIIEGCLNTEIAEDSIAYERLVTHLRYAVQQGESAEPFRELAPEMVPIMKENFPESYQCAERAGQFVKSEYGVEFLDTELAYIAMQIQRIRTRTIL